CTGGCACAAGACCACTGCCTATCACTCTCGAAACCTCCTCTCCAAAGGGTCCATACCACATCAAGCACCCCAAGAGATCATTTACTTTAAGGAATTAGGGTGACATGCACGtttctttcaaaataaattaacagaagtactaatgtgttagaaTAACCAGCATATGGTTTCATCGAGGTGGACAACAGATTGTCATCAGGACCAAAGGTCATATCATCACTCTCGTATtactaaagaaaaggaaatatactATCATTCCAGCAAAATTTCATCAGAATCACAAGATACGCTCTATGATCCAACTCCTGGAAAGATGTTTCCAAGTAAATTATGCCAAATGTAGATAAGACAATAAAATCAACTCGACAACAACTTTCTTCAACTATTTATCTTTCTGTAGCAGCTGCATATAGGGTCCAAAGCTGACCAGTTACTAATTTCCCAGAACAGAACAAACTTACAGAGGAATCCGCCACTTTCAACCCCCTATTTACATCTGTCAACCGCAGCGGCCGCACCTCGCCCGCCCGCCGCGGCAGCCACGTCCTCACCGCATTCTCCGACACCTCGGAAGCCCCTCACTTTCTCGCTCCCGCCGCCGTTCTCCTCCACCGTGAACTGCTTCATCGTCCCGGCGCTATGGCACGACCTGCACGAACCCCACCACTGTCCATCCGTGTACCCACATTCCGAACAAACCCAGCaactcctcttcttccccttcttaCCGCTCCCACCATACGATCTCCTACCACCTCCAAAATACTTCCTTTCTTCGGGGATTTCGCCATTCTTGCTCCTTGCTTCGCTCTCGGGACCCGACCCAGCTTCCCCGCCGCTGCTTCTGACCCAGCGGGCAGAAGGGTCGTAGACGTTGCCGACAGCGGGGGCGGCGTCGCTGGCCTCCGACTCGGAGCCCGAGGGCAAGGGCGCGAGGCCGGGGTCTCGAGAGAGGAGGCGGCGATTCGTGGAGTAGATGCCGCGGTAGAGACTGGGGTTCTGGAGGGGCTTGAAGGAGGCGAGGTATGTGGGTTTGGAGGTGGGATGGAGGAGGTGATTGTGGGTGCAGAGCGTTCTCAAGGCTCTCATTTCCGATGCTTGCATGACATGGAAAGAGGGAGGGGGCGAGAGAATCTAAGAAAGATGGAATCTTTAGGGCTTACTTGCAGAGTTCAGTGCGAGGGGAGGACGACGAAGTCAGCGCAAAACCCCGCGAAGTTCAAAAGTCAAGGGCCCTTCGGACGGGGAAGGATACAGAGGATCGCAGGTTAAGGGCTCAAGTTTGCAAGGCAGAAGAATTTTTGCCCTTCAAATTATTTAGGAAGCTGATTTATTAAGGaatatttctttaattaaagaaattttttttttatccgaacttaaatttagaattttttttttcaaaaatcaaagattattatttttttcaaaatttgagtagatagattaaaaaaaaaaaaaaccatatccTGAAGACCCTTGATAGCAAGGTGGGGTCCCCTACTTGAGCCCAAGTCCATTAAGGCTAGGACACGCCAGCTCCATGTCCATTTGGCATTTAGGCTATGCCTCAGTCTTTAGTGCACCTGTAAGAGTTCGTCAAGGCTAGGTGTACGTGCCTTGCATCGTGTCCATGGACCGTGCGCATCGATCCTGCCCATTTGAGAATCGTTCTCGTGGTCGAGTTGATTGATCTGGCCGAGTGTCTAGATTGACCCTAGTTGAGTGCATCGAGTTCATGGACTGTGTGGATGGGCCTCTGACCCTCATGCCCAAGCTCGGGTCCTTGGCTTTTGAGCTTAGGTTCATTGAGGTTGGCCTAGGATTCCCGTGTGCAAGCCTAAGTCCCCTGAGCTTTATGCCATGGTCCATTGATGTTGGGGACTTGGCCTAGCCTTTGTAGACTCTAGTCAAGGTGTGAGGTAGTTGAGCACAGGCATCGAGTTTTCGACTTTGGTTTTGATGACCCAAGACTACTACCCATGCTTGTGCTTGGGAATCTATATCCGGGCTTAACACCtttgggcgcgtttggtaacatttctgtttaaaaattgttccaggaaatagaaatagaaaaaagtgtttctgttctgaagaacaatttttgaattaaaaaaagtgtttggtaaacttcttccggaataaaaatgaacataaacacatttggtaaatttgtgtttttttttgtttcttttaattttttttaatttttttctttctttttctttttttcttcttttggccggtcgccggcctcgccatgggcggcgatcggccgacgagggccggcggcctcgcccggccacgacgaggctcgccggccccaagcgaagccgagcctcgccatggttgggcgaggctcgatctcgccttggtcgggcgagctcgggctcacccaaatctggcgagcccgagcctcgcccagccttgccccgggccggcgaggctccggcgaggtcattggccctcgacggcgtcgcgggccatggccgaggccgcgatcggccaaagaaaaagaaaaagaaaagaagaaaaaaagagaagaaaaagagggagagagaaaatttgttcttaaaaattgttccttaaACAATAAAcacgtttttcttgtttcttgttttcgtGCCAAatgtgttcctaggaacaaaataatagatttggaacaaaaacacaaacaaacgcgtttctattcttttttgttccttgaaacaaaaaaacagaaattttgttcataaacagaaacaaagaacattaacaaacagGCCATTTGTATCCATGCTAGGTTCCttatgtacccacacacaaatCATTAGCACCCAGATAGCATATGTCTacttagaaaaatcaaataagattttcctccaaacaatagaaaatattttacaatttattttcaagtctcAACCACCGAAAAATAGtcttttctggaaaaattaatttccaaaaactaTTTTCCATAAATAGCACATTGTTACCTCCTTGTGAAATATATAGGATTCAACATTATACTACAAAATTGTTAAttgttaataaaataattaaattaccatGTCATGTCGTGTCATCCGCAATTTCTAGTTTGTAAGGTAAAGTGTTTTTAATGCATTTCTTGAGTTTTTTATTGACTTactataaattgattagtgaagactccaaataaaattgatttgcaTACTAATAACTTGAATTTAAGTTGCAAATTGGTATAGCTTGGGAAAGCTTGAAATAAGTTTaagcttaataatccattagtcGAACTTTAGGTGAATCGGTTCGAGGGTAGGTTATGACAAACATGACTTAAGCATGTAAACAGAAACAAAATTTCAGTAATGCTTATTTGTGAAGATTGTGAATAGTTGATGCAACCACTATCTCCATCTCcgtgaaaaataataatacctCAGGATTATTAGGAaaatttgaatgtcgatgaagACAGAGCAATAATTTATAGATCTTTGATATTTTGATGTGTGATGACGATTATGGGTCTTTAGGCAATATTTACCCCTCACTATTATTCTTGCTTGGCTTAAAACAATTATACCTTCAAGATATACATTAAAGCGGTAGAGAAACAAGTTTAGCAATTCCCCaatttttctcttgaaatttttacCTTGAATGTGTTATCAAAGTTGTTCATATaaaaagagaatgagagagtTACGAGAAgaaattgttattttgaatAGTTGTAATGAACATAAAtgctttgttttttatttttattttttatagacAACCGATTAGTACATTTCTTGGCAATAAGTACtttggccccgtttggttcaacttttgcAATTAGTGTTGGGCCTCCAAAGCCTcttggagaaaatgcaaagcatTTGGCAAGTGTTTTTGAGACTTCCGTGGCTAAATGTTAGCATTCagaatgctaaaagcccaatgcAGATCTGAAAGCCTAATAGCACAATGCAGGTCTGAAAGCCTAATGTAGGTAGggacctgctttgggcttttagcattatGAAAATGCAAACTCTACTATTCATGGGTCACTATTCATTCATTACTATtaatcttcttcctcattcatCCACAACCATTCAGCTTCCTTGATCTGCCGTCGAAGATCAGGCTTCTCCGGCAACCGCCATCGCTGCTTGGGGGTTGTGCCTTCTCATTGACCACCCCCTAAGGTGGCATGACCCGCGAATTGGGTGGTGTCACCTGAGGTCGCCAGATTTGGCTGACCTAGGCGACGCCTAATCTAACCACCGACAGTTGGCCCGTGGCAACCAACCAGTAGCACCCTCTGCCgaatttaattttcaagtttttttaaaaagaagaagaagaagaagaaaaagtcatttataaatgtggattttaccaaacggtatttatgccaaaactatttttcaatgctatttgaagttacaatttaccaaatggtatatcattttgaaaaaaactcttttatccaaagttatttgcattttcctaaaccCATTTCCCTAGAGCCAAACCAAACGGCCCTTTATCCACACCATCGTCATTTTTCATGATTAACTATGACCACTTTTCATGTTAACTATTACCTTTTTTATAGCTAAGAGTCATATTTTTTCATCACAAGGCGTCACTCTTTTCATGACCAAGGGttacatttttttatgataacaaactattttaacaattggaaaaattatccaaaaagttataatttattgcacttttgtcaatttagtcttaaatcttttaattatgctaattgagTTGTAAACTTTTCATGTTTTTCCAATTGATTCAGCTTGGTCGGAAATCactaacatatattttttcaatttttattatttattttattttattttgttttccttctttactttttttattgtggCGGGTAAGGGtcatgaaaaaaaagaatgaaaagataatggaagaaaagaaaaaaataaaaatgaacaagaaaagaataaaaaacaaaaaaatattaaaaaatgaaaattgtccaCTTTAATATCAGTCATATCATGTAGGATAATTGATATCTATGTTAAtgatttttgactaaaattggCCTGATTgtactcaattgacaaaacgtaAAAgcgtttatgactcaattgacataattaaaagatttagaactaaattaacaaaaatacaataagtttaggactttttgggcAATTTTCCTTATGGAGAATCCGGACATGATAatctaaacaaaaaataaaaataaaaattggacatGACAAACTTAAGTATGAAGTATAGTTAACGGGCATACGGAGGACTATCAAGCTCCATTGTGGTTGTATCAAACTCACTTCTTCTCTCACTATTTCCCATTCTTTGGCTTCTTCCTGAACTGATCTCTACTGTCAAGCACTCTTTTAGTTCCGATAGAACATGGTTCATGTCTGCCCTTTCAACCGCGTTCGTTGGTACACATGCCATGGCTATTTCCACCGCTTTCCACGCAGAACCGATGCTGAATTGGCCATTTAACCTCGGATCGGCAATGCTTTGAATGTCCCCTCTTTCTATGAGTGGAGTTACCCACCGAAGTATGTGCATGATGCCCTTCGGACTTCTTATAATGGCAGGGTGGCCTGTGATTAACTCGAACAAAACTATGCCAAAGCTGTATATGTCACTCTTTTGGCTCGAGTGTCCAAGTATATGAAACCTGAGGATTCGAAAGGAATTGCTGCTTTGGTTAGTACAACAATTGCCCAAGCTGCCTTCACAAAAATGTACTTACTAGTCAAAATTAGTACAATTATGTCTATCCAACATAAACATGTATGAATAGATGTATGGGCCTCTCGTGCTAGTCAAAATTAGTACAATTATTCTGCATCATAGGTGGAATGGAAATGTCTTCGTACTCAAAAATTTTGAGTCACTTACTCTGGATCGAGATAACCAGGTGTCCCCGCAGGACAAGTCGAAATATAAGAATCCTGCTCTCTTACATATGCTTTCGATAATCCAAAATCACAAATCTTTGCTTGCATGTTCTCATTTAGTAAAATATTGGGCGTCTTTAGATCTCTATGGATAATAGGAGGTTTGCAGCCGTTATGTAGGTACTCCAAACCTGCACACCAGCAGGAAAAACTTGACGAAATTTATCAGGTAGCTTAACTTTTGGAAACGTGAACAAAGATGTCATCGATCTACTTTATGTACCTTGAGCTGCATCGACTGCGATTTGTAGTCTCTGGCTCCAACTCAAAACATTTGGGCTGTGTGCTGCTTGAAAGTAGAGAATTAAGGAGTATTCATGAAAGATGTAAAGCTTGTTCGCTATTGTATTGGTTCGCTGAGAAAGTCAATTTCATTCCATGGTGCTATTCTGAATAtctaaattgaccaattaatcCAAAAGTCTGAACTATCAAAGAACGGTATTCAGATAAAATTAGCTTGACATATGTCGTGCTATTGGAAAAGGGAGTATCAGACAAACCTGACAAATGTTGCTGCACATTTCCGTTGGACATG
The nucleotide sequence above comes from Eucalyptus grandis isolate ANBG69807.140 chromosome 2, ASM1654582v1, whole genome shotgun sequence. Encoded proteins:
- the LOC120290662 gene encoding probable LRR receptor-like serine/threonine-protein kinase At4g29180, with the protein product MALIYEFMSNGNVQQHLSAHSPNVLSWSQRLQIAVDAAQGLEYLHNGCKPPIIHRDLKTPNILLNENMQAKICDFGLSKAYVREQDSYISTCPAGTPGYLDPEFHILGHSSQKSDIYSFGIVLFELITGHPAIIRSPKGIMHILRWVTPLIERGDIQSIADPRLNGQFSIGSAWKAVEIAMACVPTNAVERADMNHVLSELKECLTVEISSGRSQRMGNSERRSEFDTTTMELDSPPYAR